A window of Bacteroidales bacterium genomic DNA:
ATAGGCAGCAATCCGATGGCCCTGAAGCTGTATAACGCAAACAAGGAACTCATTGAACTTACTGCAGGTAATCAGCATGATTTCATTCCTCTCTTGAAAAAGGAACCAAAAACTCAAACCAAAAACATGGAATTTTTAGCTCAGGTAGCTGTATTACTTGGCAAACAGCCGGATGCAGCTTTAGACAGCGTTACAAAAGCGCTCAATGAAAGGCTGCAGCTTGCTGCCAAAGCCGAAGAGTACAAACTGAAGTATGAAACCCTGGTGAACGAAGTGGCTCAGGCAACTGAGAAAACGATCATTTCATTAGTGGATGCTGCCGTGGATCGCAAGATCACTGCCGACGAGAAAGACTTTTATGTAAAGCTCGGTAAAGACAGCGGTATAGATGCACTAAAAGCTGTTTTAGAAAGACTTCCGGCCATAAAGACATCCAAGCAGATTATCCTGGGTAAGGAAGGTCCTTCCGGATCCGGTGAGAAGGAAATTAAAACCTTTTCGGATTTGAAAGAGCAGGGAATGCAGGCTATTGAGCTTTGCAGGAAGAACGAGCCTGAAAAGTACAAAAACCTGTTCAAGGCTGAGTATGGCTATGAGCCGGATATGGCTGAGTAATTTGAATTGTAACATCATTTAAAACCCGATACAATGGCAGTTTTATTGAGAGATTTGTGGACTGGTGAACTGATCAACCATTTCCGGCATGAAGGTGAATTCCTTTCAAGGGTTCCCGGCGCCAATCAGTATGTGGATAACGACGCCATCCACCTGGCAAAAATAGGAGTTGACCCTGCAGTATTGATCAACAATACTACCTATCCCATCAACGCCGCTCAGCGGACTGATGAGGACGTAGTAATCCACCTGGATAAGTTCGACACTGAAAATACCATCATCACGGATGATGAGCTGTACGGACTTCCTTATGACAAACCCGGAAGTGTGCTCAACCAGCATCGCGAAGCCCTGGAGGAAAAGGTTCTTGAAAAATCATTGCATTCGCTGTGTATTTCTGCCGAGTCAGCCACAACCCCGGTTGTTATGACGTCCGGATCTTCAAACGGTGAAGACAATGCCCGCAAGAGGTTAACCAGGAAGGACCTTACCATTATGAAGCGGAAAATGGATCTTCTCAAGGTGCCGAAAAAAGGCAGGGAACTGGTTTTGTGTCCCTGGCACATTGAAGATCTGCTCCAGGAAGATGAAAAGTTTGCCAATCAGTGGTATAACCGTGAACTGGGAAAGATCATCAACCTGTTCGGTTTTAACATCACTGAAAGTGGTTATTTCCCGGTATTTGACAGCGCTACCAGCCAGAAAAAAGCTTTTGGAGCTGCACCCAATGCTGCCAATGACCTGGCTGTATCGGTTTGCTTCTGGGCACCCAGGGCTGTTCAGGCTCGCGGTTCGGTAAGCATGTATATGCAACAGGCTAAAGACAATCCGAAATACCGCCAAAGCGAGGTAGGTTTCAGGTTGTATCATATCTGCCTGCCCAAGTATTCCACCGGCTTCGGTGCATTCATTTCAACCAAGGTTTAATCATCCATTAAATACCCTTTAACAGCTATGAAAGCATTGAAATTGATTATCGGGTTCCTGGCCTTTTCCATCATGATGGCAATTGCACCCGTTAGAGCTCAGGATGTGAAATTCTCAACGGATGACACATACCGATCCTGCACTACCATACAGGCTACAGACACTGTGAATACCAACACCGAAAAAGGAAAGATATTCCTGGTGGATAAGCCTCTGGCATATACGTATATTCTGACCGCTAAGGCTACCCGCACATCAACTGCAAAAGCCTGCCAGTTCATCCTTTACGGATCCATAAACGGAGTTGATTATTTTGCGATCGGAAATCCCATTGCCTGGAAGCAGGCTACGGCGGATACTACGGTCGTATTCAATTCGTCTACCACTACGGTGAACTGGAGATTTCTGAAGTGTACCCTAAAGGCAGCTGCTTCAGGAGCACGAGCGCGCTTAGGAAATCAATACCTGAAAATCGGTCTTTAAAATACCATACCCGGATCTGTTTTTTGTCCATGCTGAAATCCGGGCAGCGATGTCTGTCCGGATTTTTTTAAAACCATGAGAATGAAAGGAGCATTACCGAGTGTAGGTTTAGGGTCACTCAGCACAATTTTTACATATATGACTACATCGAACGTCATTGAGGCAGTCATAGTAGGATTTATAGGAGGAGCAGCCGGGTATATTGGAAAGTTACTTATTGAACTCATTGTTAAACAGATCAAAAAACTTGTAAAAAAAGCATGAAAAAAATTGGATTTCTTTTAACAGCGCTGCTTGTGGCAGCAATCGCCTTCACGGCATGTTCAAAAACTGATGATTTACAGGGAAAACAGAAAGCCTCCACAGCACTTTACGCCGATCAGGGTAACGCTGAGCAGGCAGATCTGATGGTAAACGCTACCTATGAAGAGAATGTGGCTGCAGCAGGAGCTGTTTTTGTCCAGGACACCGAACCGGTTAAGGATACTGGCAGCAAGCTTGACTTTTCGACCATCCTGAATATTGTGCTATCCGTACTTACGGTTATTTTGGGCGGTTTCATGGCGAAATTCAAATTGAAATTGGGTCAGCTTGTATCTGTGGGTACCGCCGTCATAAGTGCGGGAGTTGAAATTGATAAAGCCCTTGCGGATAATAACGTATCCAAAGAGGAAATAGCTATTATCAGAGCCAAAGCGAAAGACGTCAGGGATAAGTTCAAAGAGCTTATATCCTTTAAAAAGAAGGAATAATGAACGCCTGGCAGGGATTAGCGCTACTCTTTGTCGGTTTTGCTGCCGGTTTGTTCCTGGGAGCAAAATACGGCACAAAACCGGTAAACGAGTATCACTTTGATAAAGTGAAGGCCAAAGGCAAGGATAATGAAATTACATCGATCATCACTCCCAGGGAAGCAGAGGAAAAGAAAAAACGATTCAGGTTATTCAAACGAAAAAACAGGAACAATGAACAAGCTCAGTAAAAAGGATTTTGCACAACGGGTTGACGAATACAGGGCGCTGTATCCGGGACGGACGCTTTATTTTACCGAAGATGGAAACTGCTTCCTTGAGAAGAGTCCATGCGAGGACCATGCCCGCAAGACTAAGCAGAAATGGGTTGAATCTCCTGCAGAAGTTGCAAACATTCCGACCGATGAATCGACGGGTTGGACCAAAGAAGAGGCAGTTGCTTTCCTGAAGGAAAGTGAACTTGACGATAATATGGACTACCAGTTAGTAAAAGACCTGGTAAAAGTTCTTGAACTTACCCCGGTAAGCAATTCAAAGGACAACCTGCTGGTTGCCCTGGAAGAATACAAAATGAGCCTTACTGTAAAACAACCTGAATAATGAACTTTCCTGAAGTAAGCATCATATTACAGAATGGCCGGCTCGGAAGAGTGGATGACCTGGGGAACGGTGTTCCGGGTTTGATTGTTCTGATGGCCAGCTCACCAACTGGCCATGCCTTTGGTGACGTGAAGAGTTATTCGAGGTTTGTGGATCTGCCTGCAGAATTAAAGCTGGTAAAAGCCCTGGAATACTATTTTGCCCTGGCAGATGGATATAAGATATACATCATGCCGGTGGCCAGCACGACGGTTATTTCTGAAGCCGTGGATCCGGTTGATGACTTGCCGTATGCCAAACAACTCATGGAAGCCGGAAACGGTGAAATCAGGTTTATTGGCGTTGTAGGCACGATGCTGCTGGCAGCTATGGCAGCCACCATTGGTAAGGCTCAAGATATGTATGAATATTCTGTAGCTCAGAAAAGCCCGTTACGCGTATTTCTGCCTTACAGCTTCAGGACTGCAGACGTGATTTCAGCACTTACCAGTCTTACCGATAATGGCGTAGGTGTAGTGGTTTCGTATCGTGGTGATGAAATAGGACTTCTTCTTGGAAGGCTTGCTTCTACTCCGGTTCAGCGGCATCCGGGACGCGTGAAAGACGGTCCTATGCCCATAACCGACGCCCGTCTTGACGGTGCTGCAGGAACCCCTACCAATGTGGAAGATGACATGGTAAAGGTGAAAGCCCTGCACGATGCAGGTTATATTGTTCTCGGAATTCTCATCGGAAAAGCCGGTTATTACTTTATGGGCATGCCTATGGCAACTGCCAATACCGATGATTACGGAACGATTGTAAACTGCAGAACCATTGACAAAGCCTTTGTTGTGGCATATGGTGTTTACCTGAACGAACTGAACGAGGAAGTATACGTGGATGCTGAAGGCAAGCTTCAGGCCGGCTATGTAAAACACATGCAGGCAGCTGTTGAAGAAGCTATCGACCGTCAGATGACTGCAAATGGTGAAATTTCGGGCCGTAAGGCTTTCTTCGATGATCAGCAGGATGTGATTGCTACCAGTGAGGTGTCAGGTAGCCTTGATATCCAACCTGTAGGTCACAGCAGCAAAATAACGATCAATTTGGGACTGACTAACTCTATAGCATAATGACTGCACCAACCTTCAGTACAAAACAATATGCCTGGAATGCTGTGAAAGTATTTCTGTTTGGCAGGCTTGTTACCGGTTTGCGCGGTGTTGAATACACCGTAAAAAAAGACAAGGAAGCGGTATATGGCGCCGGAGAGGAACCTCTTGCCATTCAAACAGGAAATAAAGAGTATTCAGGCAATATAACCCTTTTGCAGAGTGAGCTTGAAGCCATTACCAAGGCTGCAAAAACCGCAGGTTATGCAGATCTGACTGATATCCCCGGATTTGATGTCCAGGTTTCCTATGCTAACGTCGGAGAAAGGCCTACTACCGACACGCTGGTAGGTTGTGAATTCACCGAGGAAGCCAAAGGAATGAAGCAGGGGGATAAATTCATGGAAGTAAGTCTTCCGATTGTATTTTTAGGCAAAGTCGCACAGGTTTAATTATATAGGGTATGGAATTTACACAACAAAAAATAGACGAACTGAAAAAGCAGCATGGTAAAGTGTTTTTATTTCAATGCGCTGACGATCCTTCAAAAAGCTGCCTGTTAAGAAGGGTTAACCGCAATGATCTGAGTATGGCGAATATGGCAGCTATTTTGAAGAATGCTGATGGATCTTCGCACTTTGATGCTCATAAGTTTAACGAAACGATCCTGCTCAACACCTGGCTTGATGGCGATGAGGAAATAAAGACCAATGATCAGCTTTTCCTCGGAGTATCAGAACAGCTTGATGCCGTTATTGAAAAAGCGAAGTTTGAGGTAAAGGAGCTCTAAGGGTTGCCGGTGAAATAGCCCAGACTGACGAAATAGGTTACAGCAATTTCCTGCTGAAGTACTATTTCAAAACCGACCAACCCGAAAAATTATCTGACCAGGAATGGGCGCTGCAGGTAAAGATGCTGGAAAGGATCCGCCAGGAGGAAGCATTGAGCAATTTTAATCAGACACAATGGGCACCGCGCAGCAATACGAATACATAATTTATCTCAATGATAAAATGAGCGCTACCATGCGAAAGGTAGCGTCATTGTCTGTTTCGGAGTATAACAAAATCACCAATGCCCAGGATAAGTTAAACCGCTCAACAGCCAATTATGGTAATACACTCCGTAATGCCATAGGTGGCTATTTAGGTATGCAGGGAATTCGCACCCTGGCCCGTTGGGGAACCGAACTGAAACAAACTCAAATTCAATTTGAAACACTTGCCTCATCGGCCCAGAAGGGAGATGATTTATATGCTCAGCTGAAGCGATATGCCAATATCACTCCTTACCTGAACAGTCAGGTGAATAAAGCAGCTGTTACCATGCTCAGTTTTGGTGTGGCTGAAGATAAGATTATGCCGGGCATTCAAACAATAGGTGATATTGCTTCAGGAAATGCAGAACGATTTGAGGCCCTTGCCTTAGCTTATGCTCAGAGCCAGGCTGCAGGTAAAATGATGGGACAAGAACTTCTGCAGATGGTTAATGCCGGTTTCAATCCCTTACAAGAAATAAGCAGAAAAACTGGTATTTCAATGGCTGTTTTGCGCAAACAGATGGAAAATGGTGCTATATCTTCAAAAATGATTGAAGACGCATTTCGGTCAGCGACGGAAGAAGGCGGAAGGTTCCATGGCATGATGAACCGGATGACTAAAGAGGCCTTTGGTGTTTGGAGTAACATCACGGGTCAGTTGCAGACCGGTTTTGGTAATCTTTCTTCAAAAATGCAAGATGCATTAATCGGTAATTTAAAGACCATTGAAAGTATATCAGGTAAATTTCTTGAGTGGACCGAACGAGTTAATATCAATGCGGCCACCGTTGCAAAATGGGTAAAAATTGCATACCAAGGAGCCAAGGCCATGCTGATATTCAAGGCAGCTACCATGGGAGTTAATATATGGATGAAATACCTGGTGCCTGCTTACAAAGCTGCAAGTTATGGCTTGTTCGCCATGCGCTTCCAATTAAAATTTGCTACTGCAGAGACTTTCGCCTTAACCAATATAGCCAGGTTGGCAAAGATACAATGGATTGGACTGAGTAAAGCCATGAAGGCTAATGCCATTGGATTAGCTGTAACAGGATTGGCTATGCTTGTCTCTTGGTTGGGAAGAGCCAGGACTGCAGCTAATGAAGCAAGCGAAGCTCAGCGGTCATACAATGACCAGCTGACCAATACGGATGAAATTGCCAGGCGAAGAAGCGTTGATGAAATGCTTGCCAAGTACGGAATTATCAGTTCGAATGGAATTGATGTAGGTGTCAATCTGGAAGGCGGAGCATATGCCTGGATGGACAAGTTTGACAAAATGATTGCTGAAAGCGGAATCAATGCGCTCGGTTCATTTCAGACTATGCTCCAGGACCAGGTAGTGAGCACACAAAGAAAACTGGATCAATTAGGAATCACTGGTCCGGATGAGAAGTTAATGACCTTGAAGCTTGCCCTG
This region includes:
- a CDS encoding tape measure protein — encoded protein: MGTAQQYEYIIYLNDKMSATMRKVASLSVSEYNKITNAQDKLNRSTANYGNTLRNAIGGYLGMQGIRTLARWGTELKQTQIQFETLASSAQKGDDLYAQLKRYANITPYLNSQVNKAAVTMLSFGVAEDKIMPGIQTIGDIASGNAERFEALALAYAQSQAAGKMMGQELLQMVNAGFNPLQEISRKTGISMAVLRKQMENGAISSKMIEDAFRSATEEGGRFHGMMNRMTKEAFGVWSNITGQLQTGFGNLSSKMQDALIGNLKTIESISGKFLEWTERVNINAATVAKWVKIAYQGAKAMLIFKAATMGVNIWMKYLVPAYKAASYGLFAMRFQLKFATAETFALTNIARLAKIQWIGLSKAMKANAIGLAVTGLAMLVSWLGRARTAANEASEAQRSYNDQLTNTDEIARRRSVDEMLAKYGIISSNGIDVGVNLEGGAYAWMDKFDKMIAESGINALGSFQTMLQDQVVSTQRKLDQLGITGPDEKLMTLKLALDKVNAELEKYDKNTANAGSRGMNFNTVSETSNNIISGGSKPTNITINLQKLNEKIEVHAANLKESLTDIEGQFVDMFLRVLNSSAKISTQ
- a CDS encoding DUF2586 family protein produces the protein MNFPEVSIILQNGRLGRVDDLGNGVPGLIVLMASSPTGHAFGDVKSYSRFVDLPAELKLVKALEYYFALADGYKIYIMPVASTTVISEAVDPVDDLPYAKQLMEAGNGEIRFIGVVGTMLLAAMAATIGKAQDMYEYSVAQKSPLRVFLPYSFRTADVISALTSLTDNGVGVVVSYRGDEIGLLLGRLASTPVQRHPGRVKDGPMPITDARLDGAAGTPTNVEDDMVKVKALHDAGYIVLGILIGKAGYYFMGMPMATANTDDYGTIVNCRTIDKAFVVAYGVYLNELNEEVYVDAEGKLQAGYVKHMQAAVEEAIDRQMTANGEISGRKAFFDDQQDVIATSEVSGSLDIQPVGHSSKITINLGLTNSIA